From the Longimicrobium terrae genome, the window CCATCCCGAACTCGGAAGTGAAAACCCGCTGCGCGGATGGTACTGCCGGGGCCACCCGGTGGGAGAGTACGGCGCCGCCGGCCTTATCTTCAGAATCGCCCGTCTCGAGCAACACGCTCGGGACGGGCGTTTCTGCGTTTGTACCCCACGAGTGCGTGAGTGCGGTGTGCGTGAGTGCGGTGTGCGTTAGTGCGGCAGTACGAGAGTACGAGAGTACGAGAGTGGTGCGTCTGGAGCGTCCCGCGCGGTGAATGAGTGGTGCACGCGAATCGTCACGTGCTCCGCAGTCGTTGCGCACACGGCTACCGGCGCCGCAACCAGGCGAGACATCGCGGGGGCGGAGATCCGTCCGGCGGGTTGAAACCGCGCCTCGAAGGACACGATGTCCGCCTCCGCGGACTGCGGCCGCCGACCTCGTGCGCGGTGCGCACTCCCTCGTGATCGCGATCGCCCTTGTCGCTTGCGCATGGAACAGTGCGGCAGGGAAGCCGTCCGCGGGGCAATCTGCGCAGCGCGATCAAGCGCGATCCTGGCCCGAGTCCTGGACGCTGCGCGGCGGAACGGCTGTTCATCAAACGTAGGGGAATATCCTACAAAGAGCGCGTCGGGGCGTGGGGTGCGGGCGTACGCGGGGAGCAAGAATACGGCATTGTGACAGGTTGCCGCACCCTGTATCTTCTACGTCAGACAGGCGGTTGCGCCTGGCGCTTCGTGACGAAAACCTGGAGATCAATTCAAAATGGCGATTCGCGATCTGATGAAGCTGCCCGTCATTGGGCTTCTTGCGCTGGCGGCTGCGTGCGGCGGCGGCGAGAGCAGCGACAACGCGGCCGCGACGACCGAGTCGGCGCCGGCTGCCACGACCACCACCACCGAGACGGCGGCTCCGGCCGCCACCACCGCTCCGGCGGCGGGCGCCACGGCTCCGGCCACCGGGAACGTGGTCGAGATCAAGATGGTCAGCGAGAACGGCGGCGCGTCCGGCAAGTTCGAGCCGGCCAACGTGACGGTCAAGAAGGGCGACGTGATCCGCTGGGTCATGGCCGACGCCCAGGCCGCGCACAACGTTTCGTTCTCGATGGCGCAGGGCAACCCGGCCGGCTTCAGCGCCCCCGCGGACAGCCCGTACCTGAACCAGGCCGGCCAGACGTTCGACGTCACGGTCACCATGGAGCCCGGCACCTACAACTATGTCTGCGTGCCGCACATGGCGATGGGCATGGTCGGCTCCATCACCGTTCAGTAAGCAGCGGGTTTCACAACGCAAAAGGAGCCGTCCTTCGGGACGGCTCCTTTTGCGTTTCCGGTCATCCGCGGCTCAGAGGCCGAGCGCGGCGCGGATGGTGGGGTTGATGCGGTTCGCCGTCCACGGCGGCGAAAAGGTGAGCTCCACCTCGGCGTGCTCCACGCCCGGAACGCTTTCCACCGCCTCGCGCGCCTGGTCCAGCAGCTGGCCCGCCACGGGGCAGCCGGGAGAGGTGAGCGACATGGTGACGTCCACGCGGGCGCCGTCGATGCGGATGTCGTAGATGAGACCCAGTACCACCAGGTCCAGGTTCAGCTCCGGGTCCTTGACCTTGCGGAGCGCCTTCTTGATTTCGGCTTCTGTCGCCATGTGTGTTCCTGTGCCTGCGTAATGCGCGGCCGCGGGCCGCGCGTGGCGGACCATACCCGCGCCACGCGGGGCTGTCAACCCGGCGTCCGGTTGCAGGGGCGCGTGAGTCGCGTATCTTTCCCCGGCCCCCACTCCCCTTTACGACACACGAGAACGATGAGCGACAGCAGCACGCCCCGAGTTCGCAAGATCGCGATCAACACCGGCGGCGGCGACGCCCCGGGACTGAACGCGGTGATCCGCGCGGCCACGCTGGCGGCCCTGAGCGAGGGCTGGGAAGTGTACGGCATCCGCCGCGGCTACATGGGGCTGCTGGAGGACGTGGTGGACGACGAGCCGGGCTTCTTTCCGCTCACGGCCAATGCGGTGCGCGGCATCACGCACCTGGGCGGCACCATCCTGGGCACCACCACCCGCGGCAACCCGTTCGGCCTGGAAGTCCGCCAGCCGGACGGCACCTGGGGCAAGGTGGACCGCTCCGACGAGATCGTGGAGCGCTTTCGCGAGCGGGAGATCGATGCCTTGATCGCCATCGGCGGCGACGGGTCGCTGAGCATCGCGCACGCGCTGCACCTGAAGGGGCTGCCGGTGATCGGCGTGCCCAAGACCATCGACAACGACCTGAGCGCCACGGACATGACCTTCGGGTTCCAGTCCGCGGTGGAGGTGGCCACGGACGCCATCGGCCGGCTGCACTCCACGGCCGAGGCGCACCAGCGGGTGATGGTGGTGCAGCTGATGGGGCGCCACACGGGATGGATCGCGCTGGAGTCCGGCCTGGCGGGCGGTGCGGACGTGATCCTCATCCCCGAGATCCCGTACGACATCGACCGCATCGTGGAAAAGGTGAAGCAGCGCGACGTGCAGGGGCGCCGCTTCAGCATCGTGGTGGTGGCGGAGGGCGCGCGCCCGGCCAACGGCGAGGCCAGCTTTCTGGACAGCACCGGCCGCTACGGCGGCATCGCGGACCGCCTGGCCACGCAGATCGAGGCGGCGACGGGCAAGGAGGCACGGTCGATGGTGCTGGGGCACATTCAGCGCGGCGGCGAGCCCATCGCCTTTGACCGCAGCCTTTCCCTGCGCTTTGGCGCGGCCGCGGTGCGCTGCATTCGCGAGGGGAGCCTGGGAACGATGGTGGCGCTGCAGGGCAACCACATCCGCGCGGTGCCGCTGGGCGACGCCATCCGCGACCTGAAGCGGGTGCCGCTGGATTCGGAGCTGGTGGTGTGCTCGCGCCAGCTGGGGATCTCGTTCGGCGACTGAGCCGCGGGTCTGGCGTTCTGCGCAGATCGGGGCGGAATTCCACCCGCGCAATGCTCGGGAAGGTTCGCCCCGTCCGCGTCGCTTCGTGCATAAGGTGTTGTGATTGATTGGTTTGCGCGGCTGACGAGGCCGCCCGGGTGGGCGGCCTCGTTTTCGCTTGCGTACTTGTCTGATCGGCTGCGGCGCTGTTAGGATTATTTCGCAGTAGCAGCCATGTAACAGCCCACGCCGGCGCACCTCTCCGCGCCGGCCCGTCCGCGGTCCCCCGCTCCCCTCGTCCCAGATGCCGGTTCGGTTGGAAGCGCCGCTCCGTCCGCGGCCCGTGGATGAGGTGGGGTCCGCAAGCCTGGACCCGGCGGCGGTCGTTCTCGCCTTCGCCTCCATTCCCCTGGCCGGAACTCCCGACGCCACCGCGCAGGCCTGCGTGGACGCCATCCGCCTGCTGACGCACGGACCGGCGCGCCTGCTGGTGCCCACGCGTCCCGTACCGCTGTCCGTGGGGGACGCCGCGGACGGGCTGGTGTCCGTGCTGCGCTTTCATGCGGCGGGCGGCGAGGGAGAGATGCTGGCTTCCCCGGAGGCGGCGAAGATCGCTCCGCGCCTGCTGGCGCTCATGGCCCAGCAGTTGGCGCGGGTGTGGGCGGTGCAGCAGCAGCGGGCGGAGCAGACGCTGGAACTGGATCAGCTGCGCTTTCACCTGGGCGCGCTGCAGCAGGTGGCGCGCACGCTGGCGGTGGTGCGCGGCGCGGACGAGACGGTGCGGCTGGTGCTGGATTCCGTGGGCGAGGTGTTCTTTGCGTGGTGGGCCGCGCTGTACCACACGGACGGCGAGCAGTACACCTGCCGCGCGGTCCGCTCGCTCCGCGGCGAGTCCGTGGCCTTCGCCATCCCGGCGCGGGTGGTGAACGCCATCACCGGGCCCGGGCGGCCGCCCATCGTGCCGCCGGAAGATGCGGAGATCCGCGACCACGTCCCCGCCGAGGTGGCGGTGGTGGCGCCGCTGGACTTCGGCGATGGCGGGGCGGGGCTGCTGATCCTGGGCCGGCGGATGACGGAGGCGCCGTACGAGGCGCACGACCTGGCCCTGCTGCGGGCGCTGGCGGACTCGTCGGCCATCGCGCTGCGCAACGCCGAGCTGCTGGACCGGCTGCGCGCGCAGGCGACCATCGATCCGCTCACCGGCTGCCACAACCGCCGCGGCTTCGACGAGATCTTGGAGCGGGAGATGGCGCGCGCCCAGCGCTACGGGCGTCCGCTCTCGCTCGTCCTGCTGGACATCGACCGGTTCAAGAGCATCAACGACGACTTCGGGCACGAGGTGGGCGACCACGCGCTGCAGCGCATCGGGCGCGCGGTGCGGCACTCGTTCCGCAGCAGCGACAGCGCGTGCCGCTACGGCGGCGAGGAGTTCGCCCTGATCTTTCCGGAGACGGGGCGGGATGAAGGTTCGCGGCTGGCGGAAAAGATGCGCGTCGTCGTCGAGCAGCTGCCGCCCAACGCCGAGGTGCCGCGCACGCTGACGGCCAGCTTCGGGGTCGCATCCTTTCCGGACGACGCGGCGACGATCCCCGACCTCATCCGGGCCGCGGACCGCGCGCTGTACCAGGCCAAGACCCGCGGGCGCAACCGGGTGGAAACGGCCTGAACCGCCGCCGCGGATCACAGGCCGTCGGAACGGACGTTCCGTGAGATGATCAAGCGAATCCGAAGCCCCGCCGTGTCTGGCGGGGCTTCGCTGCGTTACGGGCTTCTACACCGTTTCACGCGGAGGCCGCGGGGGTTCGCGGAGGTCGCGGGGAGGGAGGATGGGGCGATAACTGTCGGACCGCGCGAGGGTGACTCGTCAGGGCGGGCGCGGATCGCTATCTTTGGCGCGCAGCGGGACCCATCAACACTGATAGGCGGACTAGCCGTGGAAATCACTCCCAAGCAGCGCGCGCACCTCAAGTCTCTGGCGCACCACCTCAAGGCCGTGATGTTCGTCGGCAAGGAAGGGGTGAACGAGCAGACGATCCGTTCGCTGGAAGAAGCGTTCAACACCCGCGAACTGCTCAAGGTGAAGGTGCTTGAGGCCGCGCCGGTGGAACTGCGCGACGGCGCCCGCGAGCTGGCGGAGCGCATTCCCGGCGCCGTGGTGGTGCAGACCATCGGCCGCATCGCCGTGCTGTACCGCCCCGATCCGGAAAAGCCCGAGATCCAGCTTCCGCCGGCCTGACCGCGGGGCCAACGCTCCGGCTCGCCCAGGAATCTTTTCAACGCGCCCGGCGGCTTGTACCGCCGGGCGCGTCGGCGTAAACTGCCGGACTCCTGTCATCCCCATTCCCCTCCGGATCTTCTCGATGACGCGTTCTCCTCTTCGCGGGGCGGCGTGCGGCGCCGTTCTGCTGGCGGCCGCCTGGGCGTCGCCCGCCGGCGCGCAGACCGCCGCGAACGGCTACGACCTTTCCGTGCGCAACATCATGCGGGGCCCCGAGCTGGTGGGGCGCTCGCCGGATGAGGTGCGCTGGTCGGATGACGGCCGCTGGGTGTACTTCCGCTGGCGCAATCCGGAAGCCCGCGACACGGCCACGCACGTCTACCGCGTCGCCGCGGCGGGCGGCGAGCCCCAGATGCTGGCCGACTCCGTGGCCGACCGCGTAGCGCCCGCGATGGCGGGGGCGTGGAACCGCGACCGCACTCGGCGCGCCGCCGAACGCATGGGCGACGTGTACGTGACCGTCGACGGGCGCGAGCGGCGCATTACCGATACGCCCACCCGCGAGCGGCAGCCGGAGCTTTCGCGCGACGGGCGCACGGTGTTCTTCGTCTCCGGCACCAACCTGTGGTCGGTGCCGGTGGAGGGCGGGCCGCTTCGGCAGTTGACGGACATCCGCTCGGAAGCCGCGCCCCGGCCGCCGGAGACCGCGGGGCAGCGCGGCGCCCTGCGGCAGGACCAGACGGAGCTGTTCGACGTCATCCGCGACCGCGACGAGGAGCGCCGCCGCCGCGAGCAGGTGGATTCGCTTCGCGCCACCGTGCGCCCTGCGTACATCGGCCGCAACATGTCCGTCAGCAGCTTCGAGGTGTCGCCTTCCGGGCGCTACCTGCTGCTGGGCGTGAGCGAGCGGGTGGAAGGCGCGCAGCAGACCAGCATTCCGTACTGGATTACGGAGAGCGGCTACACCGAGCCGGTGAACCAGCGAAACAAGGTGGGCGACGTCCAGAGCGTGGAGCGCGCCGCCATCCTGGACCTGAACACCTCGCGCCTGGCGTGGATTACGCCCGACAGCGCGCAGACGGCCCGCAAGGTGTCGCTCACCACCTTGGCCTGGGCGCCGTCTCAGGACCGCGCGCTGGTGATGGGCGTGCCGTACGACTTCAAGGCGCGCTGGCTGTACGTGGCGGGAACGGACGGCAAGCTGACGATGGTGGATGAGGTGCGCGACACCGCGTGGGTGGGCGGCCCCGGGCTGTACACGGCCGACTGGATCAGCGACGACCGTATCTTCTTCGTGTCCGAGGCCAGCGGATACGCGCACCTGTACACGCGCGACCTGAACGGCGGCGCGGCGACGCCCGTCACGTCCGGGCAGTGGGAAGTCACGGACGTCACGCTGACGCCGGACCGGCGCACGTTCCTGATCACGACGAGCGAGACGCATCCCGGCGAGCGGGCGCTGTACTCCGTTCCCGTCACGGGCGGCGCGCGCACGCGCATCACCCCGCTGGCGGGGTGGACGGAAGCCACGCCCTCGCCCGACACGCGCTGGCTGGCGCTGCTGCATTCCACGAGCAACACGCCGCCGGAGCTGTACCTGATGCCCAACCGCCCCGGCGCGCGCCCGCGCCAGGTGACGGAGTCGCGCACGGCCGAGTTCCGCCGCGGGTCGTGGATTCAGCCGGAGGTCATGTCGTTCCGGGCCCGCGACGGGCAGATGGTGTACGCCCGCATCTACCGTCCCCGTGACGTGGGCGCGCAGCCCAACGGCGGCGGCGTCTTCTTCGTGCACGGCGCGGGGTACCTGCAGGACGCGCATCGCGGATGGAGCACGTACTATCGCGAGTACATGTTCAATCACCTGCTCGCCTCGCGCGGCTACACGGTGATGGACGTGGACTACCGCGGCTCCAGCGGCTACGGCGCGGCGGTGCGCACCGGCATCTACCGCCACATGGGCGGGCTGGATCTGACGGACCACGTGGACGCCGCGCGCTGGATGGTGCAGAACGAGGGTGTGGATCCCAAGCGCATCGGCCTGTACGGCGGCTCGTACGGCGGGTTCATCACGCTGATGGGGATGTTCACCGAACAGGAGACGTTCCGCAGTGGCGCCGCGCTGCGCTCGGTGACGGACTGGTCGCACTACAACCACTGGTACACCAGCCGCATTCTGAACCTGCCGCAGACGGACACGCTGGCCTACCGCCAGTCGTCGCCCATCTACTTTGCCGAGGGGCTGCGCGGCGACCTGCTGATGGCGCACGGCATGGTGGACACCAACGTGCACTTTCAGGATATCGTGCGGCTGTCGCAGCGGCTGATCGAACTCGGCAAGACGAACTGGGAACTCGCCGTCTACCCGGTGGAAGACCACGGCTTCGTGCGCGCGGACTCGTGGACGGACGAGTACCGGCGCATCTACGAACTGTTTGAGCGGACGTTGCGGCCGGAGTCGCCGCCGCTGCCGAACGGGAACGGCAGGGAATAGGGAATAGGGAATAGGGAATAGGGAATAGGGAATAGGGAATAGGGAATAGGGAATAGGGAATAGGTGGATGAGGGGCGGGGGCTCGCGGCGAGGGGATGCCGCGGGCCCTCGTTTTTTCTTTGTTGCAGGTGGGGACTGGCCCATAGCGGGATCGGGGCGGCGGACGGGCGTGCGCGGCGGAGATGTTGGCCCGGTGATTGCCTGAGAGGGTGCGCGGAACGGACGGACAGCCCGGGCTGGACGTGGGGTGGACCGTTTCGGGGAGTGTGCGGGTAGGTACTTGTGACAGAAGTGGTTAGCGGACGCTTGGCACGAGGTCTGCTTTAGAGAATGGCAGCAGCGACGACCGGATGACACGGCGTTGCCCATGGTGGGAAACCGGAAGGGGGAAGCCTTATGAACCGGATCGAAAAGGAGCTCGCGGAATCGCTGCCGCAGCCCAAGGGCCCGTTCACCGACGCCGAAGCGCTGGAACTGCTGATGGCGTACCGGAAGGATCCCTCCAACGTGCCGTGCCCGCTGTGCGGTCCCGATACGGTCGAGGTCCTGGCGTTCATCGAGCCGGAAATCGATCCCAACGGGTTTGCCTCGGTCACGAATCCCGAGGGCGAGTACGCGGCGGCGCTGTACTGCCACCAGTGCTTCAGAGCGGTGGGCATTCTGGCCGGGACCGGCAAGGAAGCCTGATTTCGTGGGGTGGGGACCGCGGTCGGGGGGCCGCGGAGCAGGACCCGCACGGCATTCGGGGGGATGCCCGGGCGGGAGATGGGTGAGGAAGGGTGAGGACACGGGTTGGGGGACCCGTGAAGATTCATGGGGAGTGGTACGAAGGGTGTGTTGTCCGGGGGGACACGAGAAAGGGAGCGCTTCGGCGCTCCCTTTCTCGTTTTGGTGTCCATCGATCCTCTCCGTTCCCCCGCGCACCTCCGCCACCCCCGCGTCCCCCGCGTGAAACGGTGTTCGTCAGTCCTCAGCCACCTGCGCGCGATGGTCGAAGCCGAGCGCGTCCATCAGCCGGTTGAAGAGCACCGGGGGAAGATGGCCGCCGGATGCCTGGTCGTGCCCGCGGCCGAAGCTGGCCTCGTCTTCCGCGCCGATGTCGGGGGCGCGCAGCAGGGTGGGGAGCACCAGGTCCTTGCGCGCCGTGCGGGAACTGAAGGCGACCACGCCCGGCAGGTAGCCCCGGTTGGCCGCGATCACCGCGTTCTTCGCCAGCCGTGTGCGCCACTGCTGCGCGATCAGCGGATGGATCTGGCAGCCGCTGTCCAGCGGAATGAGCGCCCACAGCTTGTCCGCGGAAAACACCGGCCCGATGCGCCGCGCGATCGCCAGCTCCTCCTGCACCTGCGCACGGTAGCCGCGCAGCCGGTCCGCGCCCAGTGTGTCGTCTTCCACGATCGCGCGCGGGCCGTCCGCCGTCATCATCATCCGCAGCGGGGTATCGACGTCGAACTCGCGGGCGCGGCGGGCGGCGTTGGTGAGCGACACGGCCTCGCGCAGCCACTTGCCGGTCCACCGCTTCCGCATCGCCGGCAGCGCATCCCACGGCGCTTTCTCGCCCAGGTCGCCGATGGTGCCCACGGCGGCCAGCCAGCTCAGGTCATCCACATCCGCCAGCGGGGCCAGCAGTTCGTACGCGAGCCAGGCGGACGCGGGGATGGGGTCCCATCCGTAGCCGGAAATGATGGTCCCCTCGCCGGGCTCGCCCTCCGGCCGGTGATGATCGACGAACATCGTGGGGACGTCGGGGAGCACGCCCGCGTGGTGCACGCCGAGGTCGGTGACGATCATCGCATCCGGCCGCAGCGCCGCCAATCGCACCCGCGCCACGTCGCTGAACGCGTTCTCCCCGCGGTCCGAGTGCACGACGGTGACGTTGGTAAAGCCCATCCGCGCCAGCCCCCGCCCGAACAGCGCGCCCGCCGAAAGCCCGTCCGCATCGAAGTGGCAGAACACCACGATCCGCGCATCCGCCGCCAGCCCGCGCAGAAAGGTCTCTGCCTTGGCCCGCGCGATGGGCAGTGCGTCGTTGACCGGCAGCGGCGTGGGGGCATCCATCATCATCGTCCTGTTCATGGTTTGTCGATGACGGGCGATGTGCAACGGCGGGACCAGCGGGAAACGACGACGAGCCGACTCGTGGGAATCGGCTCGTCGTCATCAACCCGCGTCGCGATGGAATGGGCGGTTGATCCCGAAGGTGATATCAGCCCTTCGGGGGTGCGTTGTCCCGTGGACCACCAGATTTGGCGCCTTCCACCTTCGACGGCAGGTTCGGCTGAGGGGAGGATTGCTTCCCGTCGCCGGCGGGACCGCCGGTCTTGGTCCCGCTCGACTCATTTCCCTTTGTGTCCGCCATGGCTGTACCCTCGCTCTACGGGTTGAGGCATTGCGCGGATGGCGCACCTGAGACTCCGGGCGGAGCATGCCCGCCCGAGTAGCAGGCATAAGCCGTTCCGCATGCGTCATTTTATCGTAGTGCCCCGCCGGACCACGCCTTGGATCGGATCCATGAAAAACGAGCCGACTCGTGAGAGCCGGCTCGTCGTCCATCATCCGAAAACTTCGGCGAGAGCCTACCGCGTGACGCGCAGGTTGCCTTCCAGCAGCTGCGTGGGGCCGAAGCTGGGCTGGCCCAGGAGGCCCGCATCCACCCCGACGGTGCCGTTCAGCGAGTAGCGCACCGGCTGGCCGGTCAGCGCGCTCTGCGCCACGTTGGCCAGCCCAGGCAGATCGCTGAAGCTGAGCACCACGTCCAGCGGAATCACGCTTTCGCCGTTGGCCTGCATGGGCACGCCCAGCGGAAAGTTCACCTGCGCCGCGCGGGTGCCGCCCAGCGCCAGGTTGCCCACCACGCGGGTGAGCGTAAGCCCGATGGGATTGGGGTTGCGCACGCGCGCGTACAGGCGGATGGAAGCGCCGCCCGTGGGCCGGTCCGCGGAGGGGCCCAGCAGGCGAAGCTGAGCCTGCTGCGCGCCTTCCACGGCAAAGGTGGGGGCCTGCAGCACCTGCTCCAGCCCGCCCAGCCCCGCGCAGCCGGAAAGAACGATCACGGCCAGCGAGGCGACCGCGCTACGAATCGCAACCTTCATTGGATGGATCTCCCGAAATCGGAATCTGTGTGTCCGGTGCCCGTGCACCACGCCATCGGCCGCACGCAACGCGGCGCCGCCGCCCTGCGGCCGATGCAAGGAGGGCGCCCGATGCCGGGAGCCGCGCGCCGGGAGGCGAAAAATCCGCGTCCGGCCAGCGCCGGAGCGCTGGAACGCGTCGTGCATCCACGCGGCCTCCCGAACCACGCCGCCGGTGTGGGGGGAGCAGGGAAGCAACAACGGGAATCGCACCAAGGAGGAAGCGGTGGACACCGATACGACGCGCCTGGACGCGGGGCACGTGCCGGCGGCCACGGCCGAGATCCTGGACGGGTTGAACGACCTGCTCCAGCTCGACCATGATGCCGTCGGCGCCTACCAGATCGCGATGGAAAAGCTGCAGGACCGCGACAACGCGGCCCAGATCGGCGGCTTTCTGCGCGACCACGAGCGCCACATCCGCGAGCTCAACGAACTGATCGCGGATCTGGGCGGGACGCCCAAGAACCAGCCGCACGCCACCGGACCCTTCAAGCTTGCGCTGCAGAGCCTGGGCGGACTCGCCGGCGACCGCGGCGTGCTGATGGCCTTTCGCCACAACGAGCTGCAGGTGCGCGCCAAGTACGATTCGTACGCGGCCAAGGCCAACCTGTGGCCCACCAACATCAAGCGCGTGGTCGACGGCGCCGCGCTGGACGAGGAGCGCCACTACCGCTGGGTGGCCGACGCCATGAAGGCGCTGGGCTGGGGTGACGGCGAAGGCCCGGAGCTGGACGCCATCGACGCGGCGCGCGAGCGCGCCGCGGTGGGCGCCGGCACGCTGAACCACGCGAAGGAACTGGCCGGCCACGCCCGCGAGGCCGTGGTGGACGCGACCGGGCAGGCGCGCGAACGGGTGGCCGACGTGGCCGGGCAGGCGCGTGACAAGGCCGCCGACGTGGCGGAGCACGCCCGCGAACTGAGCGGCCAGGCGCGCGAGCGCGTGGTGGACGCCGCCGCCGCGGTGCGCAACCGCATCAGCGGCATGACGGGGCACGGCACGGAGCGTCCGGGCGCCTACGCCGACGCGGCGCTGGGTGACGGCACGTACGCCACCTACGGCACCGGGACGGACCGCGTGGCGGCCCTGCGCGGCCGGGCGCGCGACGCGGGAGAATCGTTCGAACACCGCTACCAGGAGCGGCCGCTGCAGACGCTGGCGATCGCCGGGATCGCCGGCTTCGTCATCGGCCGGCTGCTTCGCTAAGGGGGAGAGACCATGGCTGATCTACACGTGACGCGCCGGGACGACGAGCTGGACCCCGACGCCACGCTCGCCGACGGGCTCGCCCCGACCGGCCGCATCACCGAACCGGACCACCTGCTGGAGGCGCACACCCACGCCGCCACGCCGGGCGTCATTGCCCAGGTGGACGATCCGGAGCTGGCGCGCCTGCAGATCGAGCAGACGCGCGCCCGCATGTCCGAAACCATCGACCAGATTGAGGACGCGCTCGTCCGCAAGCGCGCCCAAGTGGAGGAAAAGCTGGACGTGATGGCGCCGGTGCGCCGCCGCGCGCGGGAAAACGCGTGGCCGCTGCTGGGCGGCGTCTTTCTGGGCGGGCTGATCCTGGGCTATCTGACCGGGAACAGCGACGACGACGAGGACGACCGTCCCAGCAAGCGGAAGGGGCGCAAGGGTTCGCGTTCCGCCGTGGCCGAGTTCGGCATGGACCAGGACCGCGAGGAAGTAGCCGCGTACGGCGGCTTCTACCAGGAGCGCGCGGATCTGTGGGAGCGCCGCGCCCGTCGGCTGATGGACGTGGCCAACCAGCAGGAGGCCGAGCTGCTGGTGCTGCGCGGCGAAACCGAGGAGGCGGCACCCGC encodes:
- a CDS encoding plastocyanin/azurin family copper-binding protein, giving the protein MAIRDLMKLPVIGLLALAAACGGGESSDNAAATTESAPAATTTTTETAAPAATTAPAAGATAPATGNVVEIKMVSENGGASGKFEPANVTVKKGDVIRWVMADAQAAHNVSFSMAQGNPAGFSAPADSPYLNQAGQTFDVTVTMEPGTYNYVCVPHMAMGMVGSITVQ
- a CDS encoding metal-sulfur cluster assembly factor: MATEAEIKKALRKVKDPELNLDLVVLGLIYDIRIDGARVDVTMSLTSPGCPVAGQLLDQAREAVESVPGVEHAEVELTFSPPWTANRINPTIRAALGL
- a CDS encoding 6-phosphofructokinase, which gives rise to MSDSSTPRVRKIAINTGGGDAPGLNAVIRAATLAALSEGWEVYGIRRGYMGLLEDVVDDEPGFFPLTANAVRGITHLGGTILGTTTRGNPFGLEVRQPDGTWGKVDRSDEIVERFREREIDALIAIGGDGSLSIAHALHLKGLPVIGVPKTIDNDLSATDMTFGFQSAVEVATDAIGRLHSTAEAHQRVMVVQLMGRHTGWIALESGLAGGADVILIPEIPYDIDRIVEKVKQRDVQGRRFSIVVVAEGARPANGEASFLDSTGRYGGIADRLATQIEAATGKEARSMVLGHIQRGGEPIAFDRSLSLRFGAAAVRCIREGSLGTMVALQGNHIRAVPLGDAIRDLKRVPLDSELVVCSRQLGISFGD
- a CDS encoding sensor domain-containing diguanylate cyclase, which produces MDEVGSASLDPAAVVLAFASIPLAGTPDATAQACVDAIRLLTHGPARLLVPTRPVPLSVGDAADGLVSVLRFHAAGGEGEMLASPEAAKIAPRLLALMAQQLARVWAVQQQRAEQTLELDQLRFHLGALQQVARTLAVVRGADETVRLVLDSVGEVFFAWWAALYHTDGEQYTCRAVRSLRGESVAFAIPARVVNAITGPGRPPIVPPEDAEIRDHVPAEVAVVAPLDFGDGGAGLLILGRRMTEAPYEAHDLALLRALADSSAIALRNAELLDRLRAQATIDPLTGCHNRRGFDEILEREMARAQRYGRPLSLVLLDIDRFKSINDDFGHEVGDHALQRIGRAVRHSFRSSDSACRYGGEEFALIFPETGRDEGSRLAEKMRVVVEQLPPNAEVPRTLTASFGVASFPDDAATIPDLIRAADRALYQAKTRGRNRVETA
- the yhbY gene encoding ribosome assembly RNA-binding protein YhbY — encoded protein: MEITPKQRAHLKSLAHHLKAVMFVGKEGVNEQTIRSLEEAFNTRELLKVKVLEAAPVELRDGARELAERIPGAVVVQTIGRIAVLYRPDPEKPEIQLPPA
- a CDS encoding prolyl oligopeptidase family serine peptidase — translated: MTRSPLRGAACGAVLLAAAWASPAGAQTAANGYDLSVRNIMRGPELVGRSPDEVRWSDDGRWVYFRWRNPEARDTATHVYRVAAAGGEPQMLADSVADRVAPAMAGAWNRDRTRRAAERMGDVYVTVDGRERRITDTPTRERQPELSRDGRTVFFVSGTNLWSVPVEGGPLRQLTDIRSEAAPRPPETAGQRGALRQDQTELFDVIRDRDEERRRREQVDSLRATVRPAYIGRNMSVSSFEVSPSGRYLLLGVSERVEGAQQTSIPYWITESGYTEPVNQRNKVGDVQSVERAAILDLNTSRLAWITPDSAQTARKVSLTTLAWAPSQDRALVMGVPYDFKARWLYVAGTDGKLTMVDEVRDTAWVGGPGLYTADWISDDRIFFVSEASGYAHLYTRDLNGGAATPVTSGQWEVTDVTLTPDRRTFLITTSETHPGERALYSVPVTGGARTRITPLAGWTEATPSPDTRWLALLHSTSNTPPELYLMPNRPGARPRQVTESRTAEFRRGSWIQPEVMSFRARDGQMVYARIYRPRDVGAQPNGGGVFFVHGAGYLQDAHRGWSTYYREYMFNHLLASRGYTVMDVDYRGSSGYGAAVRTGIYRHMGGLDLTDHVDAARWMVQNEGVDPKRIGLYGGSYGGFITLMGMFTEQETFRSGAALRSVTDWSHYNHWYTSRILNLPQTDTLAYRQSSPIYFAEGLRGDLLMAHGMVDTNVHFQDIVRLSQRLIELGKTNWELAVYPVEDHGFVRADSWTDEYRRIYELFERTLRPESPPLPNGNGRE
- a CDS encoding DHH family phosphoesterase gives rise to the protein MNRTMMMDAPTPLPVNDALPIARAKAETFLRGLAADARIVVFCHFDADGLSAGALFGRGLARMGFTNVTVVHSDRGENAFSDVARVRLAALRPDAMIVTDLGVHHAGVLPDVPTMFVDHHRPEGEPGEGTIISGYGWDPIPASAWLAYELLAPLADVDDLSWLAAVGTIGDLGEKAPWDALPAMRKRWTGKWLREAVSLTNAARRAREFDVDTPLRMMMTADGPRAIVEDDTLGADRLRGYRAQVQEELAIARRIGPVFSADKLWALIPLDSGCQIHPLIAQQWRTRLAKNAVIAANRGYLPGVVAFSSRTARKDLVLPTLLRAPDIGAEDEASFGRGHDQASGGHLPPVLFNRLMDALGFDHRAQVAED
- a CDS encoding LEA type 2 family protein, which produces MKVAIRSAVASLAVIVLSGCAGLGGLEQVLQAPTFAVEGAQQAQLRLLGPSADRPTGGASIRLYARVRNPNPIGLTLTRVVGNLALGGTRAAQVNFPLGVPMQANGESVIPLDVVLSFSDLPGLANVAQSALTGQPVRYSLNGTVGVDAGLLGQPSFGPTQLLEGNLRVTR
- a CDS encoding ferritin-like domain-containing protein; the protein is MDTDTTRLDAGHVPAATAEILDGLNDLLQLDHDAVGAYQIAMEKLQDRDNAAQIGGFLRDHERHIRELNELIADLGGTPKNQPHATGPFKLALQSLGGLAGDRGVLMAFRHNELQVRAKYDSYAAKANLWPTNIKRVVDGAALDEERHYRWVADAMKALGWGDGEGPELDAIDAARERAAVGAGTLNHAKELAGHAREAVVDATGQARERVADVAGQARDKAADVAEHARELSGQARERVVDAAAAVRNRISGMTGHGTERPGAYADAALGDGTYATYGTGTDRVAALRGRARDAGESFEHRYQERPLQTLAIAGIAGFVIGRLLR